The following proteins are co-located in the Rhea pennata isolate bPtePen1 chromosome 2, bPtePen1.pri, whole genome shotgun sequence genome:
- the C2H8orf88 gene encoding uncharacterized protein C8orf88 homolog → MLEETKKLIGKSLQPARPVRHLSSQNVIAFNFQTELPSNSEVCLQSEVGWWSEMTGMKILTQTVIPSQPKPNELEVKKERIKYSRDFLLKLSSVSLSQEKPKFLPDHPIVLEKPENSNNFIDLCKK, encoded by the exons ATGTTAGAGGAAACTAAAAAGCTGATTGGTAAATCCCTTCAGCCAGCACGACCTGTGCGTCATTTGTCTTCGCAAAATG TGATTGCTTTCAACTTTCAGACTGAATTGCCTAGCAACTCTGAAGTATGCTTGCAGAGTGAGGTTGGCTGG TGGTCCGAAATGACTGGAATGAAGATCTTAACTCAAACTGTGATACCCAGTCAACCAAAACCGAATGAACTAGAAGTAAAGAAAG AAAGAATCAAATATAGCAGAGACTTCCTTTTAAAGCTTTCAAGTGTTTCACTCTCTCAAGAGAAGCCAAAGTTTCTTCCTGATCATCCAATTGTACTTGAAAAACCA GAGAACAGCAACAATTTCATTGATTTATGCAAGAAGTGA